One genomic segment of Microcella indica includes these proteins:
- the hisI gene encoding phosphoribosyl-AMP cyclohydrolase, translating to MSESMQGAEPVLARIRFDAAGLIPAIIQEDDGGDVLMLGWMDAEAVRRTLTEGRVTFWSRSRQEYWRKGDTSGHAQYVRSAALDCDGDTLLVRVHQVGAACHTGAHACFDVDPLQPVVLVQSPEGSS from the coding sequence ATGAGCGAGAGCATGCAGGGCGCTGAGCCCGTACTGGCACGCATCCGCTTCGATGCCGCCGGGCTCATCCCCGCCATCATCCAGGAGGACGACGGCGGAGACGTGCTCATGCTCGGGTGGATGGACGCCGAAGCCGTGCGACGCACCCTCACCGAGGGGCGAGTCACCTTCTGGAGTCGCTCCCGGCAGGAGTACTGGCGCAAAGGCGACACGAGCGGGCACGCCCAGTATGTACGATCGGCCGCCCTCGACTGCGACGGCGACACCCTTCTCGTGCGCGTGCACCAGGTAGGTGCCGCGTGCCACACGGGCGCCCACGCGTGCTTCGACGTCGACCCCCTCCAGCCCGTGGTCCTCGTCCAGAGCCCGGAGGGGTCGTCGTGA
- a CDS encoding anthranilate synthase component I — protein sequence MSAPGDTTREAFARQCAQARVVPVIRTLFADALTPVGLYRALGEGRSGSFLLESAEQGGIWSRYSFVGVRSFGVLTEHDGATAWLADGLEEERAFGGSAPARSLDALETLYSRWRSPHDPAHPPLTGGLVGFIGWDTVRQVENLPDAPPRDFPCPELALAFVSELLVMDHRRGTVSLIVSALNDGEATQDELWQDAHVRLDRLERAMTMTASPDVARIDLEVAPAPHHRSTPAEFLAAVDRSKEFIRDGDVFQVVIGQRFDHELTASALDVYRVLRALNPSPYMYTLTLETVEGNPYAIVGSSPEALVKVTGERVYMHPIAGSRPRGDTPERDGELADELLADRKEQAEHLMLVDLARNDLSKVCQAGTVEVTEFMQVERFSHIMHLVSSVEGSLRSDSSPIDVFRATFPAGTLSGAPKPRALEIIDELEPARRGVYGGVVGYIAFSGDTDLAIAIRTAFLADGVARVQAGAGLVADSQPHAELQETVAKAAAPLRAVAIANALRAVEGDARA from the coding sequence GTGAGCGCGCCCGGGGACACGACGCGGGAGGCCTTCGCGCGCCAGTGCGCGCAGGCGCGCGTCGTACCGGTCATCCGCACCCTCTTCGCGGACGCCCTCACCCCGGTGGGGCTCTACCGCGCACTCGGCGAGGGACGCTCGGGCAGCTTCCTGCTCGAGTCGGCTGAGCAGGGGGGCATCTGGTCGCGCTACTCGTTCGTCGGAGTCCGGTCCTTCGGGGTGCTCACCGAGCACGACGGCGCGACCGCGTGGCTCGCCGACGGGCTGGAGGAGGAGCGCGCGTTCGGAGGCTCCGCACCGGCGCGCTCTCTCGACGCCCTCGAGACGCTCTACTCGCGGTGGCGGTCCCCGCACGACCCCGCGCATCCTCCGCTCACGGGAGGGCTCGTCGGCTTCATCGGCTGGGACACCGTGCGGCAGGTGGAGAACCTGCCTGATGCGCCGCCGAGAGACTTCCCGTGCCCCGAGCTCGCCCTCGCCTTCGTCTCCGAGCTGCTTGTGATGGACCACCGTCGCGGCACGGTCTCGCTCATCGTGAGCGCCCTCAACGATGGAGAGGCCACGCAGGATGAGCTGTGGCAGGACGCTCACGTGCGCCTCGATCGTCTCGAGCGCGCGATGACCATGACGGCCTCGCCGGACGTTGCCCGCATCGATCTCGAGGTCGCGCCCGCGCCGCATCACCGATCGACGCCGGCCGAGTTCCTCGCCGCCGTCGACCGCTCGAAGGAGTTCATCCGCGATGGGGATGTGTTCCAGGTCGTCATCGGCCAGCGGTTCGACCACGAGCTCACCGCGAGCGCTCTCGACGTCTACCGCGTGCTGCGTGCCCTCAACCCCTCGCCGTACATGTACACGCTGACCCTCGAGACGGTGGAGGGCAACCCCTACGCGATCGTCGGCTCGTCGCCCGAGGCGCTCGTCAAGGTGACCGGCGAGCGCGTCTACATGCACCCGATCGCCGGGTCACGACCGCGGGGCGACACGCCCGAGCGGGACGGCGAGCTCGCGGACGAGCTGCTCGCCGATCGCAAGGAGCAGGCCGAGCACCTCATGCTCGTCGACCTCGCACGCAACGATCTGTCGAAGGTCTGTCAGGCCGGCACCGTCGAGGTGACCGAATTCATGCAGGTCGAGCGCTTCAGCCACATCATGCACCTCGTCTCGAGCGTCGAGGGCTCCCTACGCAGCGATTCCTCTCCGATCGATGTCTTTCGCGCAACCTTCCCCGCGGGGACTCTGAGCGGCGCCCCGAAGCCCCGGGCCCTCGAGATCATCGACGAGCTGGAGCCGGCGCGGCGCGGTGTGTACGGCGGCGTGGTCGGCTACATCGCCTTCTCGGGCGACACCGATCTGGCGATCGCCATCCGCACGGCCTTCCTGGCCGATGGTGTCGCGCGCGTCCAGGCCGGTGCAGGGCTCGTCGCCGACTCGCAGCCCCACGCGGAGCTGCAGGAGACGGTCGCGAAGGCGGCCGCGCCTCTGCGGGCGGTCGCGATCGCGAACGCGCTGCGTGCTGTCGAGGGCGACGCGAGGGCCTGA
- the hisF gene encoding imidazole glycerol phosphate synthase subunit HisF, with amino-acid sequence MSLAVRVIPCLDVAAGRVVKGVRFQGLRDAGDPIELSRRYFEQGADEITFLDVKATVDNRDTMYEVVRETAEQVFIPLTVGGGVRTVDDVARLLAHGADKIGVNSAAIARPQLIDEIAQRFGAQVCVVSLDVTRDTGQPSGFVVTTHGGRERAGLDALAWAREAIERGAGELLVNSIDADGTKQGFDLELTSAIAALSTVPVIASGGAGALEHFAPPLIAGADAVLAASVFHSGELTVGEVKGALREEGMMVR; translated from the coding sequence ATGAGTCTCGCCGTCCGCGTCATCCCGTGCCTCGACGTCGCCGCGGGGCGCGTCGTCAAGGGCGTGCGCTTTCAGGGCTTGCGCGACGCGGGCGATCCGATCGAGCTCTCGCGCAGATACTTCGAGCAGGGAGCCGACGAGATCACCTTCCTCGACGTGAAGGCGACCGTCGACAACCGCGACACGATGTACGAGGTCGTGCGCGAGACCGCCGAGCAGGTCTTCATCCCCCTCACCGTCGGGGGAGGGGTCAGGACCGTCGACGATGTCGCGCGACTTCTCGCCCACGGCGCCGACAAGATCGGTGTGAACAGCGCGGCGATCGCCCGCCCGCAGCTCATCGACGAGATCGCGCAGCGCTTCGGCGCGCAGGTCTGCGTCGTATCGCTCGATGTGACGCGAGATACCGGGCAGCCGAGCGGCTTCGTCGTCACGACGCACGGCGGGCGGGAGCGTGCGGGCCTGGACGCCCTCGCCTGGGCCCGCGAGGCGATCGAACGCGGGGCAGGGGAGCTCCTCGTCAACTCGATCGACGCGGACGGGACCAAGCAAGGCTTCGACCTCGAGCTCACGAGCGCGATCGCGGCGCTCTCCACGGTGCCCGTCATCGCCTCCGGCGGCGCCGGCGCACTCGAGCATTTCGCGCCGCCGCTGATCGCCGGTGCCGACGCCGTTCTCGCCGCGAGCGTCTTCCACAGCGGAGAGCTCACCGTGGGCGAGGTCAAGGGCGCGCTGCGCGAGGAAGGGATGATGGTGCGATGA
- a CDS encoding phosphoribosyl-ATP diphosphatase, translating into MKTFETLFVELSEKAAARPAGSGTVAQLDAGIHAIGKKIVEEAAEVWMAAEYESDSATAEEVSQLLYHLQVLMIAKGLTLDDVYRHL; encoded by the coding sequence GTGAAGACTTTCGAGACGCTCTTCGTCGAGCTGAGCGAGAAGGCTGCCGCGCGACCGGCCGGCTCCGGCACCGTGGCGCAGCTCGACGCCGGCATCCACGCGATCGGCAAGAAGATCGTCGAGGAGGCCGCTGAGGTCTGGATGGCCGCCGAGTACGAATCGGACTCCGCCACGGCCGAAGAGGTCTCCCAACTGCTGTACCACCTTCAGGTCCTCATGATCGCCAAGGGGCTCACCCTCGACGACGTGTATCGGCACCTGTGA
- the trpC gene encoding indole-3-glycerol phosphate synthase TrpC, which translates to MLDGLVAGARDDAARRRQSRSLSDVEAAAVAAPPALDARAALQRGANIKVIAEVKRASPSRGALAEIPDPADLARSYAAGGAAAVSVLTEERRFGGSLDDLSAVRAAVDIPVLRKDFIAEPYQVLEARAAGADLVLLIVAALDDATLAQLHALVLEFGMTPLVETHDEEEVRRAVALGASIIGVNARDLSTFELDRDLFGRLAPSIPDGTVRIAESAVSGVADVEHYRRAGADVVLVGEALVTGGDPVATLHEFLAVR; encoded by the coding sequence GTGCTCGATGGTCTTGTCGCCGGTGCGCGTGACGACGCGGCTCGGCGGAGACAGTCGCGTTCGCTGAGTGACGTGGAGGCGGCGGCGGTCGCCGCGCCTCCCGCCCTCGATGCGCGCGCGGCGCTGCAGCGCGGTGCGAACATCAAGGTCATCGCCGAGGTCAAGCGCGCGAGCCCCTCGCGCGGCGCGCTCGCGGAGATCCCCGACCCCGCCGACCTCGCGCGCTCCTACGCAGCGGGCGGTGCCGCCGCGGTGAGCGTGCTCACGGAGGAGCGCCGCTTCGGCGGCAGCCTCGACGATCTCTCTGCGGTGCGAGCGGCGGTCGACATCCCGGTGCTGCGCAAGGACTTCATCGCCGAGCCGTATCAAGTGCTCGAGGCCCGCGCCGCCGGGGCCGATCTCGTGCTGCTCATCGTCGCCGCGCTCGACGACGCGACGCTCGCTCAGCTGCACGCTCTCGTGCTCGAGTTCGGGATGACGCCGCTCGTGGAGACGCACGACGAGGAGGAGGTGCGGCGTGCGGTCGCGCTCGGAGCCTCCATCATCGGCGTCAACGCGCGCGACCTCAGCACCTTCGAGCTCGATCGCGATCTGTTCGGGCGGCTGGCGCCGAGCATCCCCGACGGAACGGTGCGCATCGCGGAGTCGGCCGTCAGCGGTGTCGCAGACGTCGAGCACTACCGTCGTGCGGGGGCCGATGTGGTCCTCGTGGGCGAAGCCCTGGTCACCGGTGGCGATCCCGTCGCCACACTCCACGAATTCTTGGCGGTCAGATGA
- a CDS encoding Trp biosynthesis-associated membrane protein: MTTDARRGSRLRLVSLLAPPVIAVALFIVWAQPWIVLTLDDGVRIAAGGDRAAAVLPAIAVASLALTSALALASARIRPVLGALLALLGALVVAVSLRAAGDPVAAAASSVTQLTGVEGERSVRALVDTAALTAGPVSAIVLGAVLGVAGLAIAVTSRRWPRRVERFDRPEGPSPEGSAADGTATYSAPSAPSDAGDASDRQRDQSIGDWDALSDGRDPTTR; this comes from the coding sequence ATGACCACGGATGCCCGGCGCGGCTCGCGCCTACGCCTCGTCTCCCTGCTCGCGCCCCCGGTGATCGCGGTGGCACTGTTCATCGTGTGGGCGCAGCCGTGGATCGTGCTCACCCTCGACGACGGCGTGCGCATCGCCGCGGGGGGAGACCGCGCAGCGGCTGTGCTGCCCGCCATCGCAGTCGCATCCCTCGCCCTCACCTCCGCGCTCGCGCTCGCCAGTGCGCGCATCCGCCCCGTCCTGGGCGCGTTGCTCGCGCTCCTGGGTGCTCTCGTCGTCGCCGTGAGCCTCCGTGCCGCCGGTGACCCCGTCGCGGCCGCCGCCTCGAGCGTGACCCAGCTCACGGGTGTGGAGGGGGAGCGATCAGTGCGTGCGCTCGTCGACACCGCGGCGCTGACCGCAGGGCCCGTGAGCGCCATCGTGCTCGGGGCAGTCCTCGGCGTCGCCGGTCTCGCCATCGCGGTCACGTCGCGCCGATGGCCGCGTCGGGTGGAGCGGTTCGACCGGCCCGAGGGTCCGTCTCCCGAGGGTTCAGCCGCCGACGGGACGGCCACCTACAGTGCACCGTCGGCGCCGTCAGACGCCGGCGACGCGAGCGACCGGCAGAGGGATCAGAGCATCGGCGACTGGGACGCGCTGAGCGACGGCCGCGACCCGACGACACGGTAG
- a CDS encoding DUF6704 family protein: MNAQSEPGHGHSPAAWTAVTIMLVGFTIGTIAFFFSVAWVVWASAGVVLLGWIIGGVMAKAGYGVQGPRYMPKAHS, translated from the coding sequence ATGAACGCCCAGTCTGAGCCCGGCCACGGCCACTCGCCCGCCGCCTGGACGGCCGTCACGATCATGCTCGTCGGCTTCACGATCGGCACGATCGCGTTCTTCTTCTCCGTGGCCTGGGTCGTCTGGGCGAGCGCCGGCGTCGTCCTGCTCGGCTGGATCATCGGTGGCGTCATGGCGAAGGCGGGCTACGGGGTGCAGGGTCCGCGCTACATGCCGAAGGCGCACTCCTAA
- the lgt gene encoding prolipoprotein diacylglyceryl transferase produces MSIPSPDPEWQVFNLGQWLRDLGLSWFSFDLNIYAYALCILAGIIAAVLLTHYRLTRRGAEPWIVLDIALFAVPFGIIGGRVYHVLTHPNDYFFEGADLFATLRIWEGGMAIFGALLGGAIGAWIGCRVTGVRFTAFADALAPGLLLAQAFGRLGNWFNQELFGLPTNAPWGLEIDRPNAAIPVGLPDDTLFHPTFLYEIIWNLAGVAVLLLLDARLRVQWGKLLGAYLIWYGVGRSVFETIRLDPSELFLGVRVNVWAAWGAVLLGLIIVLVQRRRHTGDEPSVYQPGREWDPTAGVDSDDVYSDSDDDGNDAAESGARAGSSSATSGAGATP; encoded by the coding sequence ATGAGCATCCCGAGCCCCGATCCCGAGTGGCAGGTCTTCAACCTCGGGCAATGGCTGCGCGACCTGGGTCTGAGCTGGTTCAGCTTCGACCTGAACATCTACGCATACGCGCTGTGCATCCTCGCAGGCATCATCGCAGCCGTGCTGCTCACGCACTACCGCCTCACGCGCCGTGGTGCTGAGCCCTGGATCGTGCTCGATATCGCGCTCTTCGCCGTTCCCTTCGGCATCATCGGCGGTCGTGTGTACCACGTGCTGACGCATCCGAACGACTACTTCTTCGAGGGAGCAGACCTCTTCGCCACGCTGCGCATCTGGGAGGGCGGCATGGCGATCTTCGGCGCGCTTCTCGGCGGCGCGATCGGCGCATGGATCGGCTGCCGCGTGACGGGTGTGCGGTTCACGGCCTTCGCCGACGCCCTCGCACCGGGCCTCCTTCTCGCGCAGGCCTTCGGACGACTGGGCAACTGGTTCAACCAGGAGCTCTTCGGTCTGCCGACCAACGCGCCCTGGGGTCTCGAGATCGACCGACCGAATGCGGCGATCCCCGTCGGCCTCCCCGACGACACCCTCTTCCACCCCACGTTCCTCTACGAGATCATCTGGAATCTCGCCGGCGTGGCCGTGCTCCTCCTGCTCGATGCTCGCCTGCGCGTCCAGTGGGGCAAGCTGCTCGGCGCCTACCTCATCTGGTACGGGGTCGGCCGCAGCGTCTTCGAGACGATCCGCCTCGACCCCAGCGAGCTCTTCCTGGGCGTGCGCGTCAACGTGTGGGCGGCCTGGGGCGCGGTACTTCTGGGTCTCATCATCGTGCTCGTGCAGAGGCGTCGTCACACGGGCGACGAGCCCTCGGTCTACCAGCCCGGCCGGGAGTGGGATCCGACCGCTGGGGTAGACTCTGACGACGTGTACTCCGACTCGGACGACGACGGCAACGACGCTGCGGAGTCCGGCGCACGCGCTGGGTCTTCCTCCGCCACAAGCGGGGCCGGCGCCACACCATAG
- the trpB gene encoding tryptophan synthase subunit beta, translating to MSLREQVGPYFGSFGGRFVPESLIAALDELDEAYQAARVDPAFAAELAELHRSYTGRPSIITEARRFAEHAGGARILLKREDLNHTGSHKINNVLGQALLAKRLGKSRIIAETGAGQHGVASATAAALFGLECVVYMGEVDTERQALNVARMNLLGATVVPVTVGSRTLKDAINEALRDWVANVETTHYLLGTVAGPHPFPTMVRDFHAVIGTEAREQVLELTGRLPDAVVACVGGGSNAMGIFHAFLDDAEVRLVGSEAAGDGVDTLRHAATITRGRPGVLHGARSLMLQDEDGQTMESHSISAGLDYPGVGPEHAWLAEIGRAEYHGVTDAEVMDALRLLSRTEGIIPAIETAHALHGALLLGRELGPDGTVLVSLSGRGDKDMETAARYFGLLDAAEAGEDS from the coding sequence ATGAGTCTGCGCGAACAGGTCGGCCCGTACTTCGGCTCGTTCGGAGGGCGCTTCGTACCCGAATCCCTCATCGCTGCGCTCGACGAGCTCGATGAGGCCTACCAGGCCGCTCGCGTTGATCCCGCGTTCGCCGCCGAGCTCGCCGAGCTGCACCGCAGCTACACGGGCCGCCCCTCGATCATCACCGAGGCACGACGGTTCGCCGAGCACGCCGGCGGAGCGCGCATCCTGCTCAAGCGCGAAGACCTCAACCACACGGGCAGCCACAAGATCAACAATGTGCTCGGCCAGGCGCTCCTCGCGAAGCGGCTCGGCAAGTCGCGCATCATCGCCGAGACGGGCGCGGGCCAGCACGGTGTGGCGAGCGCGACCGCTGCCGCACTGTTCGGTCTCGAATGCGTCGTCTACATGGGTGAGGTCGACACGGAGCGCCAAGCGCTCAATGTCGCGCGCATGAACCTGCTCGGGGCCACCGTCGTCCCGGTCACGGTGGGCTCCCGCACACTCAAGGACGCCATCAACGAGGCCCTGCGCGACTGGGTCGCGAACGTCGAGACGACGCACTACCTGCTCGGGACGGTCGCGGGGCCCCACCCGTTCCCGACCATGGTGCGCGACTTCCACGCCGTGATCGGCACGGAGGCGCGCGAGCAGGTGCTCGAGCTCACCGGACGCCTGCCCGACGCCGTCGTGGCCTGCGTGGGCGGCGGCAGCAACGCGATGGGCATCTTCCACGCCTTCCTCGACGACGCGGAGGTCCGGCTCGTCGGCAGCGAGGCCGCCGGTGACGGCGTCGACACGCTGCGCCACGCCGCGACGATCACCCGCGGCCGCCCGGGCGTCCTGCACGGCGCGCGCAGCCTCATGCTGCAGGACGAGGACGGCCAGACCATGGAATCGCACTCGATCTCGGCGGGTCTCGACTATCCCGGCGTCGGCCCCGAGCACGCCTGGCTCGCCGAGATCGGGCGAGCCGAGTACCACGGTGTCACCGACGCCGAAGTCATGGATGCTCTGCGCCTGCTCAGCCGCACGGAGGGCATCATCCCCGCCATCGAGACGGCCCACGCCCTGCACGGCGCCCTCCTGCTGGGCCGCGAGCTCGGGCCAGACGGTACTGTGCTCGTCTCCCTCAGCGGCCGCGGCGACAAGGACATGGAGACCGCTGCGCGCTACTTCGGGCTTCTCGACGCGGCCGAGGCGGGGGAGGACTCGTGA
- the hisG gene encoding ATP phosphoribosyltransferase yields MLKIAVPNKGSLAETAGEMLHEAGYTGRRDPRALTVADPRNGVEFFYLRPRDIATYVGSGALDVGITGRDLLLDSRSAATEISSLDFGHSTFRFAAEPGVVSELADLQGRRIATSYPGLVEDFLQRQGVTAQLVRLDGAVESAVRLGVADAVADVVSTGSTLRAQGLEIVGPVILESTAVLISAQPERPGIATLQRRLQGVLVARQYVLMDYDLPRSLLERAQAVTPGLESPTVSALADPDWVAVRAMVPRNDTNHVMDELYELGARAILVSPIHAARI; encoded by the coding sequence ATGCTCAAGATCGCCGTGCCCAATAAGGGCTCGCTCGCCGAGACGGCTGGCGAGATGCTGCACGAGGCCGGGTACACCGGTCGGCGCGACCCGCGCGCGCTCACCGTCGCCGATCCCCGCAACGGCGTCGAGTTCTTCTACCTGCGCCCGCGTGACATTGCGACATACGTGGGCTCGGGTGCCCTCGACGTCGGCATCACCGGGCGCGACCTGCTGCTCGACTCGCGGTCGGCAGCGACGGAGATCTCGAGTCTGGACTTCGGTCACTCGACTTTCCGCTTCGCGGCCGAGCCTGGAGTGGTGAGCGAGCTCGCCGACCTGCAGGGACGGCGCATCGCGACGAGCTACCCGGGGCTCGTGGAGGACTTCCTCCAGCGCCAGGGCGTCACGGCGCAGCTCGTGCGCCTCGACGGCGCGGTCGAGTCTGCTGTGCGCCTCGGCGTCGCCGATGCAGTCGCCGATGTCGTCTCGACGGGCTCCACGCTGCGCGCGCAGGGTCTCGAGATCGTCGGCCCGGTCATCCTCGAGTCGACGGCCGTGCTCATCAGCGCCCAGCCGGAACGCCCGGGCATCGCGACGCTGCAACGTCGCCTGCAGGGTGTGCTCGTCGCCCGCCAGTACGTGCTCATGGACTACGACCTGCCGCGCAGCCTCCTCGAGCGGGCTCAGGCGGTCACCCCGGGCCTGGAGTCGCCGACCGTGAGCGCTCTCGCCGACCCCGACTGGGTCGCGGTGCGCGCGATGGTGCCCCGCAACGACACCAATCACGTCATGGACGAGCTCTACGAGCTCGGCGCCCGCGCCATCCTCGTGAGCCCCATCCACGCCGCCCGCATCTGA
- the trpA gene encoding tryptophan synthase subunit alpha — MTTSSVETTIATRVDAGSGALIGYLPVGFPDLDTSVEAAVALVENGVDIIELGLPYSDPVMDGLAIQAATQAALERGFRLRDGFTALERIRSRVDAPVLVMTYWNPVVQYGVERFASALRDAGGAGLITPDLIPDEAAEWLSVSDGLGLDRVFLAAPSSSTARLQRAVEVSRGFVYAVSTMGITGARADVDAAARGVVTRLRDAGSTSACVGLGISTADQVRDVLEYADGAIVGSRLVTALAEGGVSAVASAAAELAAGTD, encoded by the coding sequence GTGACCACGAGCAGCGTCGAGACCACGATCGCCACTCGGGTCGACGCCGGTTCGGGGGCTCTCATCGGCTACCTGCCGGTCGGGTTCCCCGATCTCGACACGAGCGTCGAGGCAGCCGTGGCTCTCGTCGAGAACGGCGTCGACATCATCGAGCTCGGTCTCCCGTACAGCGACCCCGTCATGGACGGCCTGGCCATCCAGGCGGCGACGCAGGCCGCGCTCGAGCGCGGCTTCCGGCTGCGGGACGGCTTCACGGCGCTCGAGCGCATCCGCTCCCGGGTGGACGCTCCCGTCCTCGTGATGACCTACTGGAACCCGGTCGTGCAGTACGGCGTCGAGCGCTTCGCGAGTGCCTTGCGCGACGCGGGCGGTGCGGGGCTCATCACCCCCGACCTCATCCCCGATGAGGCCGCCGAGTGGCTCTCGGTCTCCGACGGGCTCGGTCTGGACCGGGTGTTCCTCGCCGCGCCCTCGTCGAGCACGGCCAGGCTGCAGAGGGCAGTGGAGGTGAGCCGCGGCTTCGTCTACGCAGTCTCCACGATGGGCATCACGGGAGCGCGCGCCGACGTCGACGCTGCGGCACGCGGCGTCGTGACCCGCCTGCGCGACGCGGGCTCGACCTCCGCGTGCGTCGGGCTCGGCATCTCCACGGCCGATCAGGTACGCGATGTCCTCGAGTACGCGGATGGAGCGATCGTGGGCTCCCGACTCGTCACCGCGCTCGCGGAGGGCGGCGTGAGCGCCGTCGCGAGCGCGGCAGCCGAACTCGCCGCGGGCACCGACTGA